The Rattus norvegicus strain BN/NHsdMcwi chromosome 2, GRCr8, whole genome shotgun sequence nucleotide sequence TGAGTGGCAGCCTCATGGGAGTTGTTAAAAACGTAATGTCAAAGCAGAACTGCTAGAAATCCAAGActtaatttaatataaattaatttaatttaatgacATAAGGCGATATGgttacaattatttatttataattttaatgtttaaaattttcactttattttttgaatgtatggatgttttgcttctatgtgtgtgtgtctgtgcaccatgtgtgtgcagtacccaagcaggccagaagagggcattgcaaCCACAGAATAGGGGCTGGGAATCTCACCAAGCTCTTCCTCGGGAAAAGCAACCTCTTAACAActgctccatctctccagccctctgtctATAACCTTTAcgtttcttattttaaaaagagttcaCAATTTATAATAATCATGTTGTAATAGAATCAACAGGCTGTAGGTTTTGTGTATAGCTCCTCTGAGGGTATTAAGACCCAAACcagtttgtttttaatagtctcactaggtagcccaggctgggcttgaactaaTGATCTTTCTGCCTTAACTTAACAAGATTTAAGGGTGTGCCACCACGACAtacctgattttattttttaattacaaccatcctttttttttttttttgatttgcatcaCTATTTAAATGAGAAGGGAATGAGACTTCCCTCTGCTTCCCCTAAATCACTGTAATATTAGTAATCTCATAACTGTCCACATTATAGGGATGGACAAAGGAGAAGTGAAACAAGGCAAGAGGAAGGGGCTGGTGTTGTTCTCAGTGTAGGATCCCCTATCACATTTTGAGCCTACTCTTAGAGAGGGCAGTACGGGCTGGACTAACCAGACTAACCGGATGCTTTGTTGCAGGCCGGGGAGCGTCATGTCCACCTTTGAAGACGCTGATACAGAAGAGACGGTCACTTGTCTCCAGATGACCATTTACCATCCTGGCCAGCTGCAAAGTGGAATATTTAAATCGATAAGGTTTTGCAGCAAGGAGAAATTCCCTTCCATTGAAGTGGTGAAATTTGGACGGAATTCCAATATGTGCCAGTACACGTTTCAGGACAAACAGGTTTCCCGAGTTCAGTTTGCTTTACAGCCGTTTAAACAATTCAACAGCTCGGTTCTGTCGTTTGAAATAAAAAACATGAGCAAGAAGACGAGTCTGATGGTGGACAACCAGGAGCTCGGCTACCTCAATAAAATGGACCTGCCTTACAAGTGCATGCTCCGGTTCGGAGAGTATCAGTTCCTGCtgcagaaggaagatggagagtcAGTAGAATCTTTTGAGACTCAATTTATCTTGTCTCCAAGACCTCTCTTGCAAGAAAACAACTGGCCAACGCAGAGCCCCATACCCGAGGATGGGGTGTATTCTTCCTACTTCACCCATAGAAGTTCTCCTGCAGAAATGGATGAAAACGAGCTGTGAAGAGGGTCCACCCGGAGACACGTGAAGGATGAGGACGCATGGGTAGACACTCCTGCTTCCCTGGAGTTCGTGAGTGTAGCATAACACAGACGTCCGCGTGCTGACTTCAGTTTTGGCAGTGGCATTTGGAAGTCTGTACACTGGGTTAGTCATCAACTTAGTCAACTGTTTGAGTTTCGGCTCTAGCAAGAATTAAGTGTGCGGAGGTGGCGCGTAAGACACGCCTTCCGCGTAATGACGTCACTCTCGTTGCTTCTCTGCTTGACGCCACCCCCACGCTATGTCTTGGTAGCAGCCATCTTGTCCTGGTCACGTCATTTCGCGGCAGCCTTTGTTTTTCAAGTTTAGAGCCTGGGCAGATTGTTCGCTGCTGGTGTCTTCGGCATGCTAGTGCTTGTAGAGCCAGAGTCCTGGGCTAAGCTCTAGAGTGCTGAGTCCCTGAGTCACTGTGGCTCCATTATGGAAAGACTTGAGAAATAGCTCCTTGGTTTTCTTTCTATGGAACTGTCATGTCCATCCCTAAGACGGCAGCTTTGCTTTCTTATGTGTAGGCCCTTCAGCTAACATGTAAAGAACCAAAATGGTTTTCTCCTGAAGTCGAAAGTGAATTTTTTTGTATCTTAACAGATTTAGAAATGGCAGAAATCAAAACGGTTTAGCAGCCTCTTCGCATATGATGAAGTCGGAGCTCAGTTCCTCAGCTGCTTCTTTGAAACTTCTTAAAGGGAAACATCTGTTCTTAGGCCGCTCTACAGAAGTCAGTATATgtgaatatttataataaatgctTAACTATTTCTAAACGTTTAGTTTCACGTGaagttgtatttatttaaaagattctCGCTCACTTCATTCTAGCTAGATTAAGAGGAGTGTTAGTGAACATTATGGAAAAGAGAATGGTAGCCATCAAGTTAAGGTAAATTCTAGCATTACCAGAAGTAAAGCTTCTTGTATAATTTCCTCGGTAAATGAAATTTCATGTTGCAATAGGTGTATGTAGGATTTGGGGGGGGGTGCAGAAGGGTCAGGTGGGGGAAGCTAGccacatacatatttttttttcaacaataGGTTACTTTGAAATTCAGGCAGgctctgaactcctgatcctcataCCTCAGTCCCCTGAATGCTGTGCCCAGCTTAATGTAACTATATTTCTGCACCAACCCTTTGAAACTATTTCTAGTAACCTTTTCAGCCTGGTGCCATGCGAATGTTATCTGCAGTTTGCCTCTTGCTACAAATCACCAGTCAATCACCCCCAACCTATAAAATAAGACATCAGCTGCTGCCCCAGCCTAGGGATTGTCACTATGCGTGCCACTTTGTGTC carries:
- the Tifa gene encoding TRAF-interacting protein with FHA domain-containing protein A isoform X1 — translated: MSTFEDADTEETVTCLQMTIYHPGQLQSGIFKSIRFCSKEKFPSIEVVKFGRNSNMCQYTFQDKQVSRVQFALQPFKQFNSSVLSFEIKNMSKKTSLMVDNQELGYLNKMDLPYKCMLRFGEYQFLLQKEDGESVESFETQFILSPRPLLQENNWPTQSPIPEDGVYSSYFTHRSSPAEMDENEL